A genome region from Ottowia testudinis includes the following:
- a CDS encoding type 1 glutamine amidotransferase domain-containing protein — protein sequence MKRRILHVVSNVAHYEDPSQPTGLWLSELTHAWDVFAAKGHEQRIVSPQGGASPLEPRALKWPLADASARDWLADPARMALLSATARPSDIDPADFNAIYFTGGHAVMWDFPGSQGLQHLTRAIHERGGVVSSVCHGYCGLLNTRLSDGTLLVAGRRVTGFSWREEVLAGVAAKMPYNAEEEMKRRGARYEKAWLPFVSNVVVDGRLVTGQNPMSAKATAQQVAALL from the coding sequence ATGAAACGCCGCATCCTCCACGTCGTCAGCAATGTCGCTCACTACGAAGACCCGTCGCAGCCCACCGGCCTGTGGCTGTCAGAGTTGACCCATGCCTGGGATGTGTTTGCCGCCAAAGGCCATGAACAGCGCATCGTCAGTCCGCAAGGCGGTGCCTCGCCGCTGGAGCCGCGAGCGCTCAAGTGGCCGCTGGCCGATGCCTCCGCCCGCGACTGGCTGGCCGACCCCGCGCGGATGGCACTGCTGTCGGCCACCGCGCGGCCCAGCGACATCGACCCGGCGGACTTCAATGCGATTTACTTCACCGGCGGCCACGCCGTGATGTGGGATTTTCCCGGCAGCCAGGGTTTGCAGCACCTCACACGCGCCATCCATGAACGCGGCGGTGTGGTGTCTTCGGTGTGCCATGGCTATTGCGGCCTGCTGAACACGCGGCTGTCGGACGGCACGCTGCTGGTGGCGGGGCGGCGTGTCACCGGCTTCTCATGGCGAGAAGAAGTGCTGGCCGGCGTGGCCGCCAAGATGCCCTACAACGCCGAGGAAGAAATGAAGCGGCGCGGCGCACGCTACGAAAAAGCGTGGCTGCCGTTCGTCTCGAATGTCGTCGTCGATGGCCGATTGGTGACCGGTCAGAACCCCATGTCGGCCAAGGCGACGGCGCAGCAGGTGGCGGCATTGCTGTGA
- a CDS encoding PD-(D/E)XK nuclease family protein has product MDGGKGARKPGEGGAVIESALAALAALAFAALLAWPLLLWRSRGAKAWMPLELRRATLAHAEKLFRGVGPVVLTAKVDRAYRVDGKTLVLVELKTRRSNRPCRSDVIELSAQRVAIMRQTGEEVALHGYVVVRTDDGNRTAHRVSLLSPAEVDALIDRRAALLEGSIQPRLACAPNLCSQCVFEKKCTSSRVEGNQAYKRWTT; this is encoded by the coding sequence GTGGATGGCGGCAAGGGTGCTCGCAAGCCGGGGGAGGGCGGGGCGGTGATTGAGTCTGCCCTTGCCGCCTTGGCTGCCTTGGCCTTTGCGGCCCTCCTGGCTTGGCCGCTACTGTTGTGGAGGAGCCGCGGGGCGAAGGCATGGATGCCCTTGGAGCTTCGGCGCGCCACGCTCGCACACGCCGAGAAGCTGTTTCGCGGTGTCGGTCCGGTTGTCTTGACGGCAAAGGTTGACCGTGCATACCGCGTCGATGGAAAAACGCTCGTCCTGGTCGAACTGAAAACCCGCCGATCCAATCGTCCTTGCCGTTCGGATGTGATTGAGCTGTCAGCGCAACGCGTCGCCATCATGAGGCAGACCGGGGAGGAGGTGGCGCTGCATGGGTACGTGGTCGTGCGAACTGACGACGGCAACCGTACGGCGCACAGGGTGAGCTTGTTGAGTCCGGCCGAGGTTGACGCGCTGATCGATCGTCGAGCCGCGCTCCTGGAAGGGAGCATCCAGCCTCGGCTTGCATGCGCCCCAAACCTGTGCAGTCAGTGCGTATTCGAGAAAAAGTGCACGAGTAGCCGAGTGGAGGGTAACCAAGCGTATAAACGCTGGACAACCTGA
- a CDS encoding CFI-box-CTERM domain-containing protein, whose product MGVCEQLVQFEHRYGRRRSAQQRADMMRGDREHRRFFLEGEAEQKGRCFIATLVYGEGAEVAALRSFRDRVLRATPIGRAFVLGYYRMAPDVCRLLEGHPHLVRVTRALLRPVVWMAARVLASRGRAGR is encoded by the coding sequence ATGGGCGTCTGCGAACAACTGGTGCAGTTTGAACACCGATACGGTCGGCGCCGCTCGGCGCAGCAGCGTGCCGACATGATGCGAGGTGACCGCGAGCATCGTCGTTTCTTTCTGGAGGGCGAGGCGGAGCAAAAGGGGCGTTGCTTCATTGCCACCTTGGTCTATGGGGAAGGGGCAGAGGTGGCCGCGCTCAGGTCGTTCCGTGATCGGGTGCTGCGCGCCACACCCATCGGGCGTGCGTTCGTCCTCGGCTACTACCGGATGGCGCCGGATGTGTGTCGTTTGCTTGAGGGACACCCGCATCTGGTGCGAGTCACGCGGGCGCTGCTCAGGCCGGTGGTGTGGATGGCGGCAAGGGTGCTCGCAAGCCGGGGGAGGGCGGGGCGGTGA
- a CDS encoding PRTRC system protein D, with protein MDFVVRAVDVGFGNTKYVTSVSGSEIRCASFPSVAYPSMREPSVQPGYERRKTVAIPINGLYYEVGPEVELAADTFRATQMHDRYTETPEYMALLRGALALMKQPSIDLLVVGLPVAALTTKKAALEKAVIGTHDIGNGRSVVVRKALAIAQPQGALVDFAVQHGKSGTIEREQSLILDPGSRTFDWLVARGMRLVQAKSHSVNRGVFDILQAIAAEIGHDIGTPYSDIEAIDLALRTGKNPVIYQKPYDISRAMPMAHSIAQQAVASMLRWIDASYSFQNIILVGGGAYLFKKAVKEAFPKHKILEVKDPLHANVRGFQIAGMNHAPKLFGVATTAAQGGV; from the coding sequence ATGGACTTTGTCGTCAGAGCCGTCGACGTCGGCTTCGGTAACACCAAGTACGTCACCAGCGTGTCCGGTAGCGAAATTCGCTGCGCCAGCTTTCCCTCGGTCGCCTATCCGAGCATGCGCGAGCCATCCGTCCAGCCGGGCTACGAGCGGCGCAAGACGGTCGCGATCCCGATCAATGGCCTCTACTACGAAGTGGGGCCGGAAGTCGAACTCGCGGCAGACACCTTTCGCGCGACCCAGATGCATGACCGCTACACGGAGACGCCCGAGTACATGGCGCTTCTGCGAGGAGCGCTCGCGCTGATGAAGCAGCCATCGATCGACCTGCTGGTCGTGGGGCTGCCGGTGGCGGCGCTGACCACCAAGAAGGCAGCGCTCGAGAAGGCGGTGATCGGCACCCACGACATCGGCAACGGCAGGAGCGTGGTGGTCCGCAAGGCCCTGGCGATCGCGCAACCGCAGGGTGCCCTGGTGGACTTCGCCGTCCAGCACGGGAAGAGCGGCACCATCGAGCGGGAGCAGAGCCTGATCCTCGATCCGGGGTCGCGGACCTTCGACTGGCTGGTCGCGCGGGGCATGCGCCTGGTGCAAGCCAAGAGCCACTCGGTGAACCGGGGCGTCTTCGACATCCTGCAGGCGATCGCCGCGGAGATCGGCCACGACATCGGTACGCCCTACAGCGATATCGAAGCCATCGACCTGGCCCTGCGCACGGGGAAGAATCCGGTGATCTACCAGAAGCCGTACGACATCTCCCGGGCCATGCCCATGGCCCACTCGATCGCCCAGCAGGCCGTCGCATCGATGCTGCGCTGGATCGACGCGAGCTACAGCTTCCAGAACATCATCCTGGTGGGCGGGGGCGCTTACTTGTTCAAGAAGGCGGTGAAGGAAGCCTTCCCGAAGCACAAGATCCTGGAGGTCAAGGATCCCTTGCATGCCAACGTTCGCGGGTTCCAGATCGCCGGCATGAATCACGCGCCCAAACTCTTCGGGGTCGCCACCACTGCTGCTCAAGGAGGTGTGTGA
- a CDS encoding integrase domain-containing protein — translation MSSFNTHRAPRRVQGSPGAWRDAHHQPPRRQEQAARTPAEILQRHRPGRTDPLRVLDLLIELFNAEHTALEKTVSHKTRQERADFLRRFFRDLRNKANFATVPDPRNLGDRHIRAMVAVWQREKLAPATIQTYLSFLRGLARWLGKPGFIRKPAYYGLAPAEYQRHEYAQRDRSWTAAGIDIGALVERVSAYDRYVGASLRLIRAFGLRRKESVMFRPHLGVVPFEATGLAPEERQAEHYVRIKEGAKGGRLRFVPVDTEQRIAALAFAQAVVQSSDAHLGDPRHSLKRNLRRFDYVMTRFGITAEGLGATAHGLRHEAMIDHYSDKAGVAPPVRGGGDASDEVDAAARLSVARLAGHNRVRASGAYLGGLLARQAALRAQQQGKTPGASGDEGLPEER, via the coding sequence ATGTCCAGTTTCAATACACACCGCGCACCCCGCCGCGTTCAGGGTTCCCCCGGCGCGTGGCGCGATGCCCACCACCAGCCGCCGCGCCGCCAGGAACAGGCTGCGCGAACGCCCGCCGAGATCCTCCAACGCCATCGGCCGGGACGGACCGACCCGCTGCGGGTGCTCGATCTGCTGATCGAGTTGTTCAACGCGGAGCACACGGCGCTGGAAAAAACCGTGTCGCACAAGACGCGGCAGGAACGCGCCGACTTCCTGCGACGCTTCTTCCGCGATCTCAGGAACAAGGCCAACTTCGCCACCGTGCCCGATCCGCGCAACCTGGGTGATCGCCATATCCGGGCGATGGTCGCGGTCTGGCAACGGGAAAAGCTCGCCCCCGCCACCATCCAGACCTACCTCAGCTTTCTGCGCGGCCTCGCCCGTTGGCTGGGCAAGCCGGGCTTCATCCGCAAGCCCGCCTACTACGGACTGGCGCCGGCCGAGTATCAGCGCCATGAGTATGCGCAACGTGACAGGAGCTGGACCGCTGCCGGAATCGACATCGGCGCACTGGTCGAGCGGGTCAGCGCGTATGACCGCTACGTCGGTGCGTCGCTGCGCCTGATCCGTGCATTCGGCCTGCGCCGCAAGGAATCGGTGATGTTCCGCCCCCACCTTGGCGTGGTGCCGTTCGAGGCCACCGGGCTAGCGCCCGAAGAAAGGCAGGCCGAGCACTATGTGCGGATCAAGGAAGGCGCGAAGGGGGGAAGGCTGCGTTTCGTTCCGGTGGACACCGAGCAGCGTATTGCGGCACTGGCGTTCGCCCAGGCGGTCGTCCAGAGCAGCGATGCGCACTTGGGCGACCCTCGGCACAGCCTGAAACGCAATCTGCGGCGTTTCGACTACGTGATGACTCGATTCGGCATCACGGCAGAAGGTCTGGGCGCGACGGCGCATGGTCTGCGCCATGAAGCGATGATCGACCACTACAGCGACAAGGCCGGCGTCGCGCCGCCGGTGCGGGGTGGCGGTGACGCATCTGACGAGGTGGACGCGGCAGCGCGGCTCTCGGTTGCCCGCCTGGCCGGGCACAACCGGGTCAGGGCGTCTGGCGCCTATTTAGGTGGGCTACTGGCGCGGCAAGCGGCGCTAAGGGCACAGCAGCAGGGCAAGACGCCGGGCGCATCCGGTGACGAAGGGCTGCCCGAGGAGCGTTGA
- a CDS encoding PRTRC system ThiF family protein, producing the protein MEHLIDPELLDRRVGIHLVGVGGNGAQMAACLARLTIAMKALGHPHGLHVAAFDDDRVSEANVGRQLYSPADIGRHKAIVTIHRLNQFYGLDWIAHPMRYEAFRQNRYSPPSADILVSCVDSRSARRTLHEAVFDGGGRYRYWLDLGNTEASAQVVLGQGLRRTKGENTPRLPCVTELFPELLDASVPDDNRPSCSVRMSLASQGLFINDVAVRFAAQLLYELFSKGRLGQHGVVVNLDSKRAGPIEVDPKTWARFGCVMVDAHGAGEARREPEDTEGQGTVRRPGT; encoded by the coding sequence GTGGAACACCTGATCGATCCCGAATTGCTCGACCGCCGTGTCGGCATTCATCTGGTGGGTGTGGGCGGCAACGGTGCCCAGATGGCGGCTTGCCTTGCTCGCCTAACCATTGCGATGAAGGCCCTCGGCCACCCCCACGGCCTGCACGTTGCCGCCTTCGACGATGACCGGGTGAGCGAGGCCAACGTGGGCCGGCAACTCTACAGCCCTGCCGACATCGGGCGCCACAAGGCCATCGTGACCATCCACCGCCTCAACCAGTTCTACGGGCTGGACTGGATCGCGCATCCGATGCGCTACGAGGCGTTCCGGCAGAATCGCTATTCGCCGCCGAGCGCCGACATTCTGGTGAGTTGCGTCGACAGCCGGTCGGCCCGGCGGACGCTACACGAAGCGGTGTTCGATGGGGGCGGGCGCTACCGCTACTGGCTCGACCTCGGCAACACGGAGGCCAGCGCCCAGGTGGTGCTCGGGCAGGGACTGCGCCGGACGAAGGGCGAAAATACCCCGCGCCTACCCTGCGTCACCGAACTGTTCCCGGAACTGCTGGACGCCAGCGTCCCCGACGACAACCGCCCCTCCTGCTCCGTCCGCATGTCGCTCGCTTCTCAAGGGCTGTTCATCAATGACGTGGCCGTGCGCTTTGCCGCGCAGTTGCTCTACGAACTGTTTTCGAAAGGGCGGCTCGGCCAGCACGGCGTGGTGGTCAATCTGGACAGTAAGCGGGCTGGCCCCATCGAAGTCGATCCGAAAACCTGGGCGCGCTTCGGTTGCGTGATGGTGGATGCACACGGGGCCGGAGAGGCGCGGCGGGAACCGGAGGACACCGAAGGGCAGGGCACGGTACGAAGACCTGGGACGTGA
- a CDS encoding PRTRC system protein A has protein sequence MDVRDLALQAACPVIAAPRFGPLPDMVNGQRIILAANGVFVQVKLDWLDCIQRLSPALPIPLPYGAVDERLTFGFGVLPIKLIEDFIEAGRRGLPNEVAGALIYSRRTRCLRLALCEPAAASPDRIDYRVPAMEDDETLAVDLHTHGYGRPFWSAVDDRDDVGIKVAGVFGYLHQPTPRAEFRLVVNGRFRALPHPWQAAAAPTGDEVPDLEPGFLRRILNFCQERRLEPWNT, from the coding sequence ATGGATGTGCGCGACCTCGCCCTGCAGGCGGCCTGCCCGGTCATTGCCGCGCCCCGCTTCGGCCCCTTGCCCGATATGGTGAACGGGCAGCGGATCATCCTCGCGGCCAACGGCGTGTTCGTGCAGGTCAAGCTCGACTGGCTGGATTGCATCCAGCGGCTGTCGCCCGCCTTGCCGATTCCCTTGCCCTACGGGGCTGTCGACGAGCGGCTCACGTTCGGCTTCGGCGTATTGCCGATCAAGCTGATCGAGGACTTCATCGAAGCAGGGCGGCGCGGCCTGCCCAACGAAGTCGCGGGGGCGCTCATCTACTCGCGGCGCACCCGATGCCTGCGGCTGGCGCTGTGCGAGCCTGCCGCCGCGTCGCCCGACCGGATCGACTACCGCGTCCCGGCGATGGAAGACGACGAGACGCTGGCCGTCGACCTGCACACCCACGGCTACGGCAGGCCCTTCTGGTCCGCTGTGGACGACCGCGACGACGTGGGCATCAAGGTAGCCGGTGTCTTCGGCTACCTGCATCAGCCCACGCCCCGTGCCGAGTTCCGGCTGGTGGTCAATGGCCGCTTCCGTGCCTTGCCCCATCCGTGGCAGGCCGCTGCCGCGCCAACGGGTGACGAAGTGCCCGATCTTGAACCGGGCTTCCTGCGCCGGATACTGAATTTCTGCCAGGAAAGGAGGCTCGAACCGTGGAACACCTGA
- a CDS encoding PRTRC system protein B yields MNEAEFFIQAPTTGTVHLRRAVLIYDGQQGSALATVHDIEEVDGEPVIGAGQAMTPRAAMELARALLKRAAHGGFLPETVLYMEGDLIVWWVPPARRHIAFRVDREHAEALGGLERGETVAHPGLVFAASSRVWKVWAVKGASRPTPTTALFQAPYFNVNAQCSICQGNAPVPEGTTVEKIAAWNDAFMRSYFTHPNGAGKLVRYRGGAYAFWKDMLDGRFRRFPERVLVDVKTTLGRLLGMKESA; encoded by the coding sequence ATGAACGAAGCCGAGTTTTTCATCCAGGCGCCCACTACCGGCACCGTGCATCTGCGCCGGGCGGTCCTGATCTACGACGGCCAGCAGGGCAGTGCGCTGGCCACGGTCCACGACATCGAGGAAGTCGACGGCGAGCCAGTCATCGGTGCCGGTCAGGCCATGACGCCCCGCGCGGCGATGGAACTGGCCCGCGCCCTGCTCAAGCGCGCCGCCCATGGCGGCTTCCTTCCCGAAACCGTGCTCTACATGGAGGGCGACCTGATCGTCTGGTGGGTGCCGCCAGCCCGTCGCCACATCGCATTCCGCGTCGACAGGGAGCATGCCGAGGCCCTCGGCGGTCTGGAGCGCGGCGAAACCGTCGCCCATCCAGGGCTGGTCTTCGCGGCGTCGAGTCGGGTCTGGAAGGTGTGGGCCGTCAAGGGCGCCAGCCGCCCAACTCCGACGACCGCGCTATTTCAGGCCCCGTACTTCAACGTGAATGCGCAATGCAGCATTTGCCAAGGGAACGCGCCGGTGCCCGAGGGCACCACCGTGGAGAAGATCGCCGCCTGGAACGATGCCTTCATGCGCTCCTACTTCACCCACCCGAACGGCGCAGGAAAGCTGGTTCGCTACCGGGGCGGGGCCTACGCCTTCTGGAAGGACATGCTCGACGGGCGGTTCCGGCGCTTCCCCGAGCGGGTGCTGGTGGACGTGAAGACCACCCTGGGTAGATTGCTGGGCATGAAGGAGAGCGCGTGA
- a CDS encoding PRTRC system protein F, whose product MTALALPRIGAQVPRTIAPGPLLAANATVSRFLVEAEAFDEADIPATWPDSLSACQQALDRWIKRQIGPLHCLNPRFGLHLLSCDGDYFSTFTNPPKRQFEVGAVEASWGEYHEQEWAVGGGLAALSRRVPGLGLVVLHVLRRQSAWVYPLFTPDIACDVATYLYWCGEDDEETALDMHCGEDEEARAAMREEMVRKASLEAAYPAWARRWPRGLELPQCARFLRRAVKRLRAPGDQTVRAVAEDALALAGLDVDDTFRPDIDGEFVGFGAVLSWTEGDVTTRIYDDLLNLAHQGEYCETMGEFRLPLDDPGAFAAWQRAMAGRFEAIRRIDALIHRLSAGDW is encoded by the coding sequence ATGACGGCGCTTGCCCTGCCGCGCATCGGCGCCCAGGTGCCCCGCACCATCGCGCCAGGGCCGCTGCTGGCGGCCAATGCGACCGTGTCGCGCTTCCTGGTCGAGGCCGAGGCCTTCGACGAAGCCGACATCCCGGCCACGTGGCCAGATTCCCTCAGCGCCTGCCAGCAGGCCCTCGACCGCTGGATCAAGCGCCAGATCGGGCCGTTGCACTGCCTGAACCCCCGCTTCGGCCTGCATCTGCTCTCCTGCGACGGCGACTATTTCAGCACCTTCACCAACCCCCCGAAGCGCCAATTCGAGGTGGGAGCCGTCGAGGCTTCCTGGGGCGAGTACCACGAGCAGGAGTGGGCGGTGGGGGGGGGGCTGGCGGCGCTGAGTCGGCGGGTGCCGGGCCTTGGCCTCGTGGTCCTGCATGTGCTGCGCCGCCAGAGTGCCTGGGTCTATCCGCTCTTCACCCCGGACATCGCCTGCGACGTGGCGACCTACCTCTACTGGTGCGGCGAGGACGACGAGGAAACTGCCCTCGACATGCACTGCGGTGAGGACGAGGAGGCCCGCGCAGCGATGCGCGAGGAGATGGTCCGCAAGGCCAGCCTCGAAGCCGCCTACCCGGCTTGGGCACGGCGCTGGCCGCGTGGGCTGGAGCTGCCGCAGTGCGCCCGCTTCCTGCGCCGGGCGGTCAAGCGCTTGCGCGCTCCCGGCGACCAGACCGTCAGGGCCGTGGCCGAGGACGCGCTGGCGCTGGCGGGCCTGGACGTTGACGACACCTTTCGGCCGGATATCGACGGCGAGTTCGTCGGCTTCGGCGCGGTGCTGTCCTGGACCGAGGGCGACGTGACCACGCGCATTTACGACGACCTCCTGAACCTCGCCCACCAGGGCGAATACTGCGAGACGATGGGGGAGTTCCGGCTGCCGCTGGACGACCCCGGCGCCTTCGCCGCGTGGCAGCGGGCGATGGCGGGTCGCTTCGAGGCCATCCGGCGCATCGATGCCTTGATTCATCGGCTCTCGGCGGGAGACTGGTGA
- a CDS encoding PRTRC system protein C — MTIAINEIQRVFRYNGVALPDVPGMTPREVRDLYSAQYPELISAEIEAGEVAGGVQEYTFRKAVGTKGSASDEGSRLAALKAAVEDEARGATDVRGKLARALTQSGTQARGSAWGAFALHSMRDGGERQAARMLPDSDMLAPLP; from the coding sequence ATGACGATTGCGATTAACGAAATCCAGCGGGTATTCCGCTACAACGGCGTGGCGCTGCCGGACGTGCCGGGCATGACGCCCCGCGAGGTCCGCGACCTCTACAGCGCCCAGTACCCCGAACTCATCAGCGCCGAGATTGAGGCCGGCGAGGTGGCGGGCGGCGTGCAGGAATACACCTTCCGCAAGGCCGTGGGCACCAAGGGCAGCGCCAGCGACGAGGGAAGTCGCCTCGCCGCGCTCAAGGCTGCCGTCGAGGACGAGGCCAGGGGCGCGACGGACGTGCGTGGCAAGCTCGCCCGTGCGCTTACCCAATCCGGCACACAGGCGCGAGGCAGCGCGTGGGGCGCCTTCGCGCTGCATTCCATGCGCGACGGAGGCGAGCGCCAAGCGGCCCGCATGCTGCCGGACAGCGACATGCTGGCGCCGCTGCCATGA
- a CDS encoding PRTRC system protein E, which yields MTMFEELYALAASATLTMLISADPKTGRMTINVIPKPKKDLDEPALTKALSLTATPGEFDAEFVGVLKGYREVRQSLTAQAEATQEVLQAAKAASAKKAGEAMTKAAKPAAATPAKNATPEPADDGDEGGEGTVGAQPAAVAPAVGTYDLFG from the coding sequence ATGACGATGTTCGAGGAACTCTATGCGCTGGCCGCCAGCGCCACCCTGACGATGCTGATCAGCGCCGACCCCAAGACCGGACGCATGACGATCAACGTGATCCCGAAGCCCAAGAAGGACTTGGACGAACCTGCCCTGACCAAGGCCCTGAGCCTCACCGCGACGCCGGGCGAGTTCGATGCGGAGTTCGTGGGGGTGTTGAAGGGCTACCGGGAGGTCCGCCAGAGCCTCACAGCGCAGGCCGAAGCCACTCAGGAAGTGCTGCAGGCGGCCAAGGCGGCCTCGGCCAAGAAGGCGGGCGAGGCGATGACGAAGGCGGCGAAACCCGCTGCCGCCACCCCGGCGAAGAACGCAACGCCGGAACCCGCCGACGACGGCGACGAGGGCGGGGAGGGCACTGTCGGCGCACAGCCCGCCGCAGTAGCGCCCGCCGTTGGCACGTATGACCTGTTCGGTTAA
- a CDS encoding PRTRC system ParB family protein, which yields MDAPANSTLPLRRIVQGKNPRTYFDPAEMADLRAGLKAAGRVVQPIIVRPIPGADLFEIVAGERRWRAAKEVFGDDYDMPVVIEALNDEEAEAIAVIENHHRAPMSHAEEAHAAKRMLIRFKGDKEEAAATLGWKLDLLERRLALLTCTPAVLEALTHRQIQLGHAELLAGVPPDKQDTVLAGVLAHKVPVGVVKEQLGRFARRLADAIFDTAQCSACQHNSIRQSGLFDESLGEGFCQHPTHYDELTAQAIEAKAQGLREQYPLVRIVRASDGFTPLSVTEDGALGVGPEQYGSCKGCASFGCAVSALPGSLGEVTASLCFDAGCNSQKVAAWRKAQRDDTAQAPEKAPKAVGKASARKAAAPAPARTTPAPSNQTPQRVKDFRLLQWRKWAARELMAQPERNRRVMIALARCGHTGDVRTIEFGAAAKRIAGPWVPERLDFAAALPEADAIGAQHLEQLMLAVTASAAFGVNPRDLEAMLSYLDVDERKHFKWNAEFLELFTMSELESLAGEVGLKQKMGAAFKLARAKKKGDFIKSLLAVPGFAYDGTVPAVMQYARKPTASGLIAETSEASVSPAVEASDDSVEEEALAA from the coding sequence ATGGACGCACCCGCCAACTCCACCTTGCCCCTGCGCCGCATCGTGCAGGGCAAGAACCCCCGTACCTACTTCGACCCGGCCGAAATGGCCGACCTCAGGGCCGGCCTGAAAGCCGCCGGTCGCGTTGTTCAACCCATCATCGTCCGCCCGATCCCCGGCGCCGACCTCTTCGAGATCGTGGCGGGCGAACGCCGCTGGCGCGCGGCCAAGGAGGTCTTCGGCGACGACTACGACATGCCCGTCGTGATCGAGGCCCTGAACGACGAGGAGGCCGAGGCCATCGCCGTCATCGAGAACCACCACCGGGCGCCCATGTCGCATGCCGAGGAAGCCCACGCGGCCAAGCGCATGCTGATCCGTTTCAAGGGCGACAAGGAAGAGGCTGCGGCGACGCTGGGCTGGAAGCTCGATCTATTGGAACGGCGGCTGGCGCTGCTGACCTGCACCCCGGCGGTCCTGGAGGCCTTGACCCACCGCCAGATTCAACTCGGCCACGCCGAATTGCTGGCCGGTGTGCCCCCCGACAAACAGGACACGGTGCTGGCGGGCGTGCTGGCGCACAAGGTGCCGGTGGGCGTCGTCAAGGAGCAGTTGGGGCGCTTCGCCCGGCGTCTGGCCGATGCCATCTTCGACACCGCGCAGTGCTCGGCCTGCCAGCACAACTCGATCCGCCAATCCGGCCTTTTCGACGAAAGCCTGGGCGAAGGCTTTTGCCAGCATCCCACCCACTATGACGAACTCACCGCGCAGGCCATCGAGGCGAAGGCGCAGGGGCTGCGCGAACAGTACCCCTTGGTGCGCATCGTCAGGGCCTCCGATGGCTTCACCCCGCTGTCCGTGACCGAGGACGGCGCGCTCGGCGTCGGCCCGGAGCAGTACGGATCGTGCAAGGGGTGCGCCTCGTTCGGTTGCGCGGTATCGGCCCTGCCGGGCAGCCTGGGGGAGGTCACCGCCTCGCTGTGCTTCGATGCCGGTTGCAACAGCCAGAAGGTCGCTGCCTGGCGCAAGGCGCAGCGCGACGACACGGCGCAAGCGCCAGAGAAGGCGCCCAAGGCGGTCGGCAAGGCATCGGCCCGCAAAGCGGCTGCGCCAGCGCCGGCCAGGACCACGCCGGCGCCCAGCAACCAGACGCCGCAGCGGGTGAAGGACTTCCGCCTGCTCCAGTGGCGCAAGTGGGCGGCGAGAGAACTGATGGCCCAACCTGAGCGCAACCGGCGCGTGATGATCGCACTGGCCCGCTGCGGCCATACCGGCGACGTGCGCACCATCGAGTTCGGCGCAGCCGCCAAGCGCATCGCCGGGCCGTGGGTGCCCGAACGGCTGGACTTCGCGGCGGCCCTGCCCGAGGCAGACGCCATCGGCGCGCAGCACCTGGAGCAACTGATGCTGGCGGTCACCGCTTCGGCGGCCTTCGGAGTGAATCCGCGCGACCTGGAAGCCATGCTGAGCTATCTCGACGTTGACGAGCGAAAGCACTTCAAATGGAACGCCGAGTTCCTCGAACTCTTCACCATGAGCGAGTTGGAGTCGCTGGCCGGGGAGGTGGGGCTGAAACAGAAGATGGGCGCCGCCTTCAAGCTCGCACGGGCGAAGAAGAAGGGCGACTTCATCAAGTCGCTGCTCGCCGTGCCGGGCTTCGCGTACGACGGCACCGTGCCCGCCGTCATGCAGTACGCCAGGAAGCCCACCGCCTCCGGGCTGATCGCCGAGACGAGCGAGGCATCCGTCAGCCCCGCCGTCGAAGCATCCGACGACAGCGTCGAGGAAGAGGCCCTCGCTGCCTGA
- a CDS encoding YnfA family protein: MMPLLKTTGLFAVIAVTEILGCYLPWLVLKQGRPLWPLLPAAVSLALFAWFLTLHPFAAARTYAAVALGWLWAVDGVAPTRWDAIGAGVAQAGMAIIVLRTRGCEERA, encoded by the coding sequence ATGATGCCACTGCTCAAGACCACCGGCCTTTTCGCCGTCATCGCGGTGACGGAGATTCTCGGCTGCTACCTGCCGTGGCTGGTGCTGAAGCAGGGACGCCCCCTGTGGCCGCTGCTACCCGCCGCCGTTTCGCTCGCCCTGTTCGCCTGGTTCCTGACCCTGCACCCCTTCGCCGCCGCACGCACCTACGCCGCCGTGGCGCTGGGTTGGCTGTGGGCCGTGGACGGCGTTGCGCCGACGCGCTGGGACGCCATCGGCGCGGGTGTGGCGCAGGCGGGGATGGCGATCATTGTGTTGCGGACGAGGGGGTGTGAAGAGCGCGCCTGA